AGAGCGGTAATGAtgtgagccgcgctctgcgaaaactgggcataattcatgtgttgAAAGCGTCGTTCCAGCTTAGAGTTAACTGGGCATATTCCATGTGTTGAAAGCGTCGTTCCAGCTTAGAGTTAACTGGACATAATTCATGTGTTGAAAACGTCGTTCCAGCTTAGAGTTTGCaaaccacacaggcttatcagccactttccgcctaaactggatttttaatatgaagatactttttttacaacgaaaaataccattaacgcgATATGTATCGTATATGATTAGcatgtgtgcggactgcacatgataatattGAAGGACGCctcacacacatacattaatccccgttttcccagaacgcgtctcGATATATATCTAGCTGTTTCGGAAGGTAGCCGCCAGTGTCAAACCGCGCCTACATTCGATTCGTTATCCCGCTCCAAACATAAAGGTCATAGCCCCCTTACATAAAAACGATTATATTTTGCGTTTGTGTAGAGTATCATAATGCAGTTAGCGGTCACTACGTATTTTGCACTGGAACACCTAACCCGAGTGTTATATAATACGTCTGTTTAACGAATTGTATTTCGTTTAGCAGTCATCGTGTAAGATGCACTGACATACATACCGTGACTGCTATATTTAACGTGTTTCATGCAAACAGATGCAAATACAAGTCATCCCGCACTATGACTATTAACACCATCTGTGACTATGTGAATATGTATGATAAAGTATAGTTCGCCAATATTAACGTGGCACTGACctttatgtttgacaaaattagGTACCAATATTGAAGTGAGTTTTATCTGTTGAAGAGTACCTGAGTGAGTGCACTGTAACGGTCTCACTAAACGAATGCAAAACGCGCAAGAATACAACCAAATGAAATATTGACCACGTTCAATGAGTACAATTTTGAATAGATGgattgttgtaattgtttgattgtatttttggCTGGACCTTTTTGtgttacttttcattttcatagAATACAGCGTCTTAAATGCTAAACCCGAATCGGTTAACATCTCTAATGATATTGATCACGTAAAGAATTATATTATGACCCATTAGCGGGGGTTGCATTATCAGGAAACAGCACATCAGTGTTCCGCTTGCGGGTCATTTGATATAACGAGTTACTGATCTGTAGCCTGCAGACTAAGAAAAAAAGTTCCTTCAAGACATATCACTACTCATCCACATATTTCCTAGTGCAAACGACttcttaaagggacatgttcaaagATTGACGCATCGAAAACAAAATCGAATTTTAGTTGCGAATTCCTAAAAACAGCTTTAGTATTTATATTGCGGATGATACTTGAAAATGCTGTCATCAAAATactgttatatatttatcagttgatttttattaaacaaccaTGAAGCATTGTCTACGTGAACGGATTAAACAGtttgaaatgttctatgtttttTATGAAGATAACTGACAACACGACACAATATAACAAACAGacactttagaaaaaaaagaatGCTTTTCCACAAGCATTCGGTTGCAAAAGGATTCAGATTGATATCCAGATAGATTCATCTCTTTTTGTATTTCGTCCGTATGGTTTATAATGGCTTGTAAAGCCATTAAATGGAGTGCCTTTttatgtacttaaacaaacgtAATTTTAAACACTTTACATTAAATGGCAGATGTGCGCGGGGAAAAGAAACATCTTAGGTCAAGACGCACATCCTAGATAAAACGgatatatcaataaatattgtCTGCGTTTTTAAGATATGAAGATTCAATAAACCTATGTTTAAGAGACGCGGTCACATAATTATCTGCTGTATtttatgcatgtatgtttttcaacGTCTTTTCCATAGTATCCCTTGTGAGCTAGGGAGCCTTTAGAAGATCTTCTCCGTAGATATCAGGTACTCGTTCTACCAGGATAGCAGAGAATGTTACATACAAGCTGGGGCTAACGAAACAATCTAGCTTATATTAATAGGATTGACTTCTTTCTTACCTTGACATCGTATAACAACGGAATTACAAACATAAACAACATTAGCGTGAACAATTGGATTCAGGCAAGCAAATAGTCGGTCCAAAACGAAATATGATACTCATTATTCAGACCTCAGGGTATGGGGTAAAAGATATAGCGTTGACTGCTTCGTTTATCGGAGAAGGAgaaaacataaggtctaatggtctctgtacaTCAACCATAAGGTACAATGGTctatgttcatcaaacataaggtctaatggtctctgttcatcaaacaaaAGGTCttatggtctctgttcatcaaacataaggtcaaATGGTCTCTGTTTATCAGACATAAGGTCtgatggtctctgttcatcaaacataatttGTCAGTTGTTGTCAGTGTGCTGTTTGTGTGTTATTCAAAATCAGGAGGAACCTGATTCGGATCGGCTAATTTCCAAACCGGTTTTAATCCCCGATGcattgcattgaccgttctaatACGAAGAGCCCTTTTAAATTAGTATATTTTATGCTGCGTGTTATGTTATGAAAGTTGTTaataagagtcgtgttctgagaaaactgcgcttaatgcatgtgcgtaaagtgtcttcccagattagcctgtgcattccgcacaggctaatcagggacgacactttccgcttttatggtatttttagtttcaaggaagtccctccttgccgaaaagctagtttaggcggaaagtgtcgtcccttataagcctgtgcggactgcacaggctaatctaggacgacactttacgcacatgcattaagcccagttttctcagaacgcgactcacaaaATCAAGACAACTATCTCCTGATAGAGTTTCTGGATTCAAAAAATGTTTCCTCCTTTTGTATAATTTCTACTATAAAGTTATTAAAAGGAAAATCTTGTATGTGATATTTATcaagatttaaattaaataatgaacatatggCATTCAAATAGTGTTACCCATGTCCAATACAATTTTAACCCATAAGATCGCATCCTGCTTCGACGACTATCCCATTGAGTGTTCCATTGGCATCAAGAGCTCTCTGAAATAATAGAACGTTACCATGTATACAGTTTTAATTAGCGTTCTCCACTGTGACAGTTAAACATCCAAACGTAACGATGCATACAATTTAAACTCAATTTGAAATTACTGCTCGCAACTTATATGAAGATAGTTTGAATATGGGGACCAAACATTAACCAATCTGCTATCACGTCTCTGTGCTTTTGCAAAACAATGCAACACCTCTAAACTATCATATACTTcttgataatataattatgtaaatattgaatagttcctactattataatttatttataatgtttaacacTTTTACATTTTTATAGAGTATAGAACAATAATAAGTTTCTTGGTATTGCATATGCACATTTAATTTCTAGTATTGCAAAGGAAGTAAACACATCCACCGACCCTTGTCTACTAGATACCTCGAGTGTTGTGTCGGTGTAGACCACCGCACTTGTATATCAAGACAAACCGGTCAAGTCCTATATCCTTGTTCAATAAAAATCTAGCCGCCTGCGAAAGACATGAGGCCGTACAGCACTTacgtttgttaattattttaaggcCTACATTGTTTTAATTCGGTTTTCATTACCAGcaataaaatgttgatttttcaaataacaaaatgacCAAATGGAACATTTTCAACTTTGcacgaatattaaaaaaaatattataattttgatatgaATGCTTCACACAAAACTGTTCATTTTGGGGAACACATAAATGTAGGTAGGTTTTAATCATACACGATTGAGGACACGTTCTAGCGTCAATATAAATAGTGGGACTTGAAAAAGCAAAACATGCATAATCCTGTAATAGACTAAGTGCGAATGTCCGTTACTGGCTGTAAATGTaggaaatgatttataaattgatCACACTGATGTTCAGTTAAACCACTGCTTGTCTGTCCGTGCCTGTTAGTCCACAAAGATGAGCAAGGCTGTGGTTTTCCTCTTCGTCATAGGTCTTATGATCTCCGTAGTGACAGGTAAGACTTGTGTTGCAAGTCATTCACTTAATTAGTGCTAAAACCGCTACTGCTTCTGCCACTGTTATTGTTGCTACTATTGCTGTTACTGATTATCCTCTTGCTTCTATTAGTGGTACTTTTAAgactcaattttctttttttgttatataagttTATGTAAGTCGAATATCGATAGAACGATTGTGGGGGCGACATTTGTTAAAATCCGCTTTGACAACTGCTGGGCATCATTTAAGCAACGTCATTCGAAAATGGGGTTTATGTCAAATATGGCCAGTGTGCGTTGTTTGGTTAGGAGCCAACCTGTCCGGTATAACGAGCAAGGCTCCGTTGTCTCATGAACGGACcgcggcaagcgtagctcctgGCCAGCCTTTCTATTCGCACACTATGAGTCGCGATCTGAAAAAACtggacgtaatgcatgtgcgtaaagtgtcgtcccagattatcctgtgcagtccgcacaggctatgtgcagtccgcacaggctaataagggacgacactttccgcctaaattggaattatgctaagaagagacttcatttaaagaaaaattgtcataaaagcggaaactgtcgtccctgattagccttagcggattgcacaggctaatctggcacgtcactttacgcacatgcattatgtccagttttctcagaacacgattcgTATTGTCAGGAGCTACGCTTGCAGCATATGTCATACGCGGGTCATATGATAATAGTTCTACGCTTGCAAGAAATTAAACGAGTAGCAatacaacaaaatgttcatgcaGGTAATTTATGCTCGTGTACATAAGTGTAAACAACTCTATGAAATAATTACAATGTAAACAGTTTAAAATCGACAAATGTTCATCTATAAGGTCACACTGCCTATTTTCATCCTCACCAGCAATCCCCCTCCACCACCCCTGCATTTTTTATACTGGCTAAAACCCGGcgttgttgatgtatttttagcCTGGTGGTCGACGGACACACCTGTTCGGTTTCCAGACGACTGTAACAGCGAAGCCTTGCGGACCTTTGCGACCAACTGCGGGCTCTCGGAGCACTCCATGGTACGCAGTAAATATCTACGAtggacacatttgttttgttgttgttcaaCGAccgatttaacaacttttttgatTATTGTTGCTTATCGATTTGTACGGGGCAAGTAGGAAATCTGAAGTCTAGATATTAAACGCTTTACGGTTTGGTTGAGTATACGCTTAAAATATAGACAAATGAGACATAAATGTATCATATCggtcgtgctctgtaaaaagggggtataatgcatgtgcgtaaagtttcttcccagattagcttgtgcagtccacacaggcttatcagtgacgatactttccgcttttatgatatttttattataaagaaataattttcttagagaaaattcagtttcggcataaagtgtcgtccctgattagcctgtgtggactgcacaggctaatctgggatgacacttttttgcacctgcattaaaccctttttttacAAAGCACTGcaatcatgtttatttgtacaattAGGGAAACCACTACATCCTAAGGGATCCAAAGAGCAATGACATCAACAACATCGTCATAGTGATACCAGATGACTTGCGAGATTTCGGCACGTGCGAGAAGATCGTTCGAGATCtcaatgaaaaatgcaataatgaTTACTTCGACTACTAACGCTATGTTAACATCAACCATGGCTTTTCACGGTTCTTCGTCGTTATACTCTTCGATCAGATTTTtattaaaactgtattttaatggtataaattattacattcgtaCAATTGTTTATCAAATACGATACAATACTTTAATGTGTTCTAAAGACaaactattttaacaaacaatctggtcttaatgcatgtagtGTCAGTGTCATCCTTGTTCTGCGTGTGTAATtactggctaatcatggacaactcTTTCCGCATTTAGGGAATTGTTTGTGCTCAAGAAGAATTTTCTAAACGAAAGTCCAATAATGGCgcaaagtggtgtccctgattagcctgtttggactgctcaGATGATTTAttacgacgctttacgcacatgcgttaagcccagtttttcaagaatgctgttaatttaaacaaaacgaatCGATTGGTTTCAGACTGAGACCACTAGCTGTAAACTTTTATTTGCCGTAAATATCTGTTAATTCCTAAActgtgttttatgtatttaagGTCGCTTCTGCTAATAAATATTATCGTCTCGaactttttgtatttgttaaatgaaCATACTTTTTCTGTGGAAAGTGTTACAAAATACACTCACCTTTGATAAAAAGGCTTTTTATACTTTGTAAACGATGTACTGGGGTCTACATTGCAGATTTAATAACAGAAAGAAAATTACACAGTGTTTtgataatacttattttaaatatgtggATCATGGGTTTGTCATAAAACAAAGGCTTATTAATTTGTGATTCTTGCTTATAGTATTCTAACAGATACATTTGGATATGTACGTACTAGATTGAGCGTATATTTAAAAGGGCGAACCTGAAATCAAAGACAGGGGATATATTAAAATTGGAccatactctgtgaaaagggagttcaatgcaggtgcgtaaagtgtcgtcccagatgaatCTGTGCAGTCCATACATATTGTTCAGGGACAACGTTTACCCTCTAAACTagacttttgctaagaaaagacttccttgaaagaaaaaatatcacaaaacggaaagtgttgtccctgattagcctgcgcggactgcacaggctaatctgggacgacactttatgcacatgtattaaaccccctttcttAAAGAGCAGctcaattttaaaattgcaaattgactTTTGCATgcgtaataatatttttttgcaataagCTCTTATGGATTAGCAAATATCTCCTGTTTGTTGAACTAATACACGTCTCACGTcataataagtatttaacatcCATGACTTAAACGGACCATTTAACTAATACACGTCTCACGTcataataagtatttaacatcCATGACTTAAACGGaccatttaacagattttggcatgttctgaagtttgcgaactaatgctttaaattcatttaaacatCGGAACAAAAGAGtttcagttaaaaacaaaaattaacccgtttatgcctagcgtcctgaaaaaatgactttgcaaacagcgtagacccagatgagacgccgcattatgcgccgtctcatctgggtatgcgctgtttgcttaaaggaatttcagtaagtaatagtctaaatatagaaatacatatactagacatccctaattttgtaaataaattggtccaatttagaaggatgatagagtccactaggcataaattggatAAAATTGAAGAATGAAAAAAACGTTATccacacctgggctcgaaccactgagccttGGAGCAAATTCGGCCAATGAACTTGTTATGCGTGAAAAGTTGTGCTAGGATAATTTAAACAATCCATTTAAAACGCATCGaatttttaatcatttcaacattttgttgTATGAGACGGGTTATACATAAAGATATTAAAACAGTATCgcagttttgtgttttattttaattttccttCAACACCCTTGATTTGTAACTCTGTGGCGTCAGCAGCTTACAGTTCGCGTTCCAACCATGGCAACGTATTTTAACTGCGGCAGTATCACACGagatacacgcagtcctcatggaaagTGTATACAGCAACAAAAAATCGATTCAATACTTAGCTATCAACGCTTACTGTGTGATTGTCACATTCACAAAGCTTTACGTCATGTGTGAACATGTACTAAAATTCGGTTAcgcgtttttgtatttacattatttaacaacatttgattttttttaaagtaaataaatgtctgcgtaacaagaaaatatcattcttgatgcgaaataagaatgtaaatgtacataaacataaggaTTATGTCAGATGTTAAATATCTAACTATTGAAACGGCACTGGTTCGATAATCCGGAAGTTTCGTTTATCCGGAAATTTCTGCCGGAACTGACGTGTCCGGATAAACGCGGGGGTCACTGTATATGTCTTTTAAATAAGTGTAATTAAACATAGATAAAAGCCTAACATCGTGAGTTCAAACATGACTTACCTAAACCGTATAATGCATCCAGTGGGTTTGATCCAGTCCGCCTATATTAGAAGCGAATGCTCAAAGCAATATTCTAGCTTGAAAGCCACGCGATACAGAAATCTGTCCTGACGAAGTGATCAAACACTTTCAAGTGGTGAACGCTCTGATCACTAAGTAATAGTTTAATGATAAATTAAGCACTGTGTGTACTAAATGTAAAATTGCGAGAACAATTTCATTCcgttaaacaattaatataagtGAAGCTATTACATTGACTCTCTACAACACAAATGTGGCCTCAGTgtgttttttaaagattaaactaCACTCAGTTAGTTACAAGAGCATCAAAACTGCTATGATAAACATTATTGAAGACATTTTGAACGACgatgtgttttaatttttgttttgaaacggtTTATTTTGAATCGCTGAGATGTTTAAGCACAGCCTAAAATTTTGCACTTTAAAAACGGTTGTCGCTACGTTATCCCCTGACAGATGGCAATTTACACAAATTGcttcaaactgtaaaaaagatGTAACAAAAAAAAGTTATACGCGTGAAGGAGACCTTCATAGACATTCCTTGTGTTCTGCGTTACATAGATGCAATTCCAATAATCAATATATCAGTCCATATGTCAACGGTAACACGCATTTAAATTAAACTGAGGTTATAATCACTTAACATTttacaatatcataaaatataaattttttaaATTGAGACACATTTGATAGTTTCGTTTAttctaaaatattgtaaaaaaaacacaactgtatattcttttaaaataaataattgttatgaaCTTCATATTTTGTGCAATAGTGTATACGTGATTATTTTAGTTGTACAATTATTGTATGTGTCCTTcaaattaaatgattttatgcattaatatttatattttggcaATATCTTAGATTTAATGATCTTTTTGGATGCAAGAAAGGTTTGACGATTTTTGAAATATAGCTGCAATATCTGGATATTTAATTTTAGTGAATTGTTTTCAATTGTTCGGTAGTATTGTTCTTGTGTGGGTGGACTACCTGGAGGAAACCGCTCTCCCGGTATTATAACCACTAATAAAACTCACATGCGCCAGGAGTGTAAATTGAAACCGGGTCGCAGGATATTGTGTTGACTTTACGCAGTTAGatgacttgttcacagtttggcaaactaacgattttcaaaaaaaaatgtcatagatTCATACAAGAATGTATGCATTTTTAAACAGGCGAAATAACGCTAATGGATAAGAAAAATTATTTCTTCATTAATGGATACTcatcataatttgtaaaatacgaGTATTACTAACATAGCGTTTATAATTTGCAATACTTTATAACAGCGTgctttgtcggaccgtatttggtacaaaaacgaatatgtacaagtttgtaccatattcggccgaatatggtacaactgtctaattgtaccatatacgtatctgcagttttggggtaaaatgcctgaccgaatatggtacaaacttgtaccatattcggatgaaaaatgtaccacattcgttccgaatatgatacacactcatcatcgtaatcatcatcttcatcatcatcgttatctcatcatcatcatcatcatcatcaccatcatcg
This DNA window, taken from Dreissena polymorpha isolate Duluth1 unplaced genomic scaffold, UMN_Dpol_1.0 chrUn058, whole genome shotgun sequence, encodes the following:
- the LOC127863910 gene encoding uncharacterized protein LOC127863910 isoform X3; translation: MSKAVVFLFVIGLMISVVTAWWSTDTPVRFPDDCNSEALRTFATNCGLSEHSMGNHYILRDPKSNDINNIVIVIPDDLRDFGTCEKIVRDLNEKCNNDYFDY
- the LOC127863910 gene encoding uncharacterized protein LOC127863910 isoform X4, encoding MSKAVVFLFVIGLMISVVTAWWSTDTPVRFPDDCNSEALRTFATNCGLSEHSMGNHYILRDPNSNDISNIVIVIPDDLRDFGTCEKIVRDLNERCNKDYFDY